The Candidatus Bathyarchaeota archaeon DNA segment TGAAGAGGGAAAGGCGCAAAACCCTCTCCACTGGTTCCGGGCTTCATACAGGTTTGGTGGCAGGGAAGGTATTTCCATTTGTGATTTGAAGGGGGGTTGGGGTAGAACCCACCTTCTGAGTCAAGTTTTTTTCGAGCATGAATTATTTAGTTTTACTCTAACTTTTCTTTCCAAACTTCGCCATTGATGTGCTACAGCTTGGACATTTTGATCTGAATAGAGTCTTTCCATCTCTATCTTCAGAACTTATCTGCTCCTGCATTACTTCTTTTTTTTCTCTGCATTTTAAACAGAAGAATTCCATT contains these protein-coding regions:
- a CDS encoding DUF5679 domain-containing protein, with amino-acid sequence MEFFCLKCREKKEVMQEQISSEDRDGKTLFRSKCPSCSTSMAKFGKKS